The Herminiimonas arsenitoxidans genome window below encodes:
- the mutM gene encoding bifunctional DNA-formamidopyrimidine glycosylase/DNA-(apurinic or apyrimidinic site) lyase, with amino-acid sequence MPELPEVEVTRRGVAPHLEGQIVTGVELRHTGLRWPFPTALSQTLAGHTVRSTGRRGKYLLVHFDHGTLIIHLGMSGHLRILPSDVPPKKHDHFDLQVGSQVLRLSDPRRFGAVLWHPAADGAVENHLLLRTLGVEPLEELFTAQWLYRQTRSRTSAIKQVLLAGDIVVGVGNIYASESLFQARINPKTPAHRIGLVRYERLAEAIRQILAAAIEQGGSTLKDFIGVNGQSGYFQQNYFAYARAGEPCRICNTPIKQIVQGQRSTFYCPNCQK; translated from the coding sequence ATGCCTGAATTACCTGAAGTTGAAGTAACGCGTCGCGGCGTTGCCCCGCATCTGGAAGGACAAATCGTTACCGGTGTGGAGTTGCGCCATACCGGTTTGCGCTGGCCATTCCCCACTGCCTTATCGCAGACCTTAGCCGGACATACGGTGCGTAGTACGGGTAGACGCGGAAAATATCTATTGGTTCATTTTGATCATGGCACGCTGATTATTCATTTGGGTATGTCTGGTCATCTGCGTATCTTGCCGTCGGATGTACCGCCCAAGAAGCATGATCATTTCGATTTGCAAGTCGGGAGTCAGGTTTTGCGCTTGAGCGATCCCCGTCGATTCGGTGCGGTGTTGTGGCATCCCGCCGCAGATGGTGCGGTGGAAAATCATTTGCTGCTGCGGACGTTGGGCGTCGAACCGCTGGAAGAATTGTTTACTGCGCAATGGCTGTATCGTCAAACGCGTAGCCGCACTTCTGCAATCAAGCAGGTGTTGCTGGCCGGCGACATCGTTGTCGGTGTCGGAAACATCTATGCATCAGAGAGTTTGTTCCAGGCGCGTATCAATCCCAAGACGCCGGCGCACCGTATCGGCCTGGTGCGTTATGAGCGTTTGGCTGAGGCGATACGCCAGATCTTGGCTGCTGCTATAGAGCAGGGTGGCAGTACTTTGAAAGATTTCATCGGGGTAAACGGGCAGTCCGGTTACTTTCAGCAAAACTATTTTGCCTATGCACGTGCAGGGGAGCCTTGCCGTATTTGCAATACACCGATCAAGCAAATCGTGCAGGGCCAGCGCTCGACCTTTTACTGTCCAAATTGTCAAAAGTAG
- a CDS encoding dynamin family protein, giving the protein MSNLVQKFQEYSDWRNGVKSALERYRDCVDVGDLSDSASDQRFLQTLSRLNEDKLSIAFVAEFSRGKSELINAIFFADYGQRILPTSAGRTTMCPTELLYDETFPPSIRLLPIETRAEAQSTSDFKTQNQVWTVLPLDTSSADGMLEAFKQVSLTKRVPIEEAARYGLYDETDLDMVMAVDDEGMVEISQWRHAIVNFPHPLLQQGLVIVDTPGLNAIGTEPELTLNLIPNAHAVLFILAADTGVTKSDIDIWRNHIGGTGAGRMVVLNKIDSMWDELRTPAEVEQQIRMQVTSVAQTLDLSERQIFPVSAQKGLVGKINLDAPLLAKSRLPTLENALSNELLPAKQDIIRTQLMAEVNELTSSKQALLSSRVRNVVEQLIELKSLRGKNQNILQHMMKRIDMEKTEFDGSLFKLQATRSVFARLSTEVFTHLGMGVLKDNINKTRDAMEKSKFSSGLRQAVREFFQQALHNLDLSSQKTDEIGEMMAVMYRKFSTEHGLALSTPMPFSLEKYSKEILMIEQLYHKQFGAATILTTPQVVLMQKFFDSIASRVKQSFLQANRDVEAWLKVVMAPLEAQIGEHKVQLKRRKKSIEKIHVATDSLEEKVLAFEQMQFELDTQRAALTRLENELKTAIMAQLDSYKAAA; this is encoded by the coding sequence GTGAGTAATCTGGTGCAAAAGTTTCAGGAATACAGTGACTGGCGCAATGGCGTCAAAAGCGCACTGGAACGCTATCGCGATTGCGTGGATGTTGGCGACCTGTCTGATAGCGCCAGCGATCAGCGTTTTCTGCAAACGCTTTCTCGCCTGAATGAAGATAAATTATCGATTGCCTTCGTCGCTGAATTTTCGCGCGGTAAATCGGAGTTGATCAACGCGATTTTCTTTGCTGATTACGGTCAGCGCATTTTGCCGACCTCTGCCGGTCGCACCACGATGTGTCCGACCGAATTGCTGTATGACGAAACTTTCCCGCCTTCGATACGTTTGCTGCCGATAGAAACGCGTGCCGAAGCGCAATCGACCAGCGATTTCAAGACACAGAATCAAGTGTGGACTGTATTGCCGCTCGATACTTCGTCTGCGGACGGCATGTTGGAAGCCTTCAAGCAAGTCAGTTTGACCAAGCGCGTACCGATAGAAGAAGCGGCGCGTTACGGCTTGTACGATGAAACCGATCTCGACATGGTGATGGCAGTGGATGACGAAGGCATGGTGGAGATTTCGCAATGGCGTCATGCGATCGTGAACTTCCCGCATCCTTTGTTGCAACAAGGTTTGGTCATCGTCGATACGCCGGGTTTGAATGCGATCGGTACTGAACCTGAGCTGACGTTGAACTTGATCCCGAATGCACATGCAGTGCTATTTATTCTGGCTGCAGATACCGGCGTGACCAAAAGCGATATCGATATCTGGCGCAATCACATTGGCGGTACGGGTGCCGGTCGCATGGTGGTCTTGAACAAGATCGACAGCATGTGGGATGAGCTGCGTACACCTGCTGAAGTCGAGCAACAGATACGCATGCAAGTTACCAGCGTGGCGCAAACGCTGGATCTGTCCGAGCGCCAGATATTCCCGGTCTCTGCGCAAAAAGGCCTGGTTGGCAAAATCAACCTTGATGCACCGTTGCTGGCCAAGAGTCGTTTGCCTACGCTGGAAAACGCATTGTCCAACGAGCTGCTACCGGCCAAGCAAGACATCATCCGTACGCAATTGATGGCAGAGGTCAATGAACTCACTTCGTCCAAGCAAGCCTTGCTGTCGTCGCGTGTGCGCAATGTGGTGGAGCAATTGATCGAGCTGAAAAGCTTGCGTGGCAAGAACCAGAATATCTTGCAACATATGATGAAGCGCATCGATATGGAGAAAACGGAATTCGATGGCAGCTTGTTTAAATTACAGGCGACGCGTTCCGTATTCGCACGCTTGTCGACGGAAGTGTTTACGCATCTCGGTATGGGTGTGTTGAAAGACAATATCAACAAGACGCGCGATGCGATGGAGAAAAGTAAATTCTCTTCAGGCTTGCGTCAGGCGGTCAGGGAATTCTTCCAGCAGGCTTTGCACAACCTGGATTTGTCTTCGCAAAAAACGGATGAAATCGGCGAAATGATGGCGGTCATGTACCGCAAGTTTTCGACCGAGCATGGTCTGGCCTTGTCGACACCGATGCCGTTTTCGCTGGAAAAATACAGCAAGGAAATCTTGATGATCGAACAGCTGTATCACAAGCAGTTCGGTGCAGCGACCATCCTGACTACGCCACAAGTGGTGTTGATGCAGAAGTTTTTCGACTCCATCGCATCGCGTGTCAAACAAAGCTTCTTGCAAGCCAATCGTGATGTGGAAGCCTGGTTGAAAGTAGTAATGGCACCGCTGGAGGCTCAAATCGGTGAGCACAAAGTGCAATTGAAGCGTCGCAAGAAATCGATAGAGAAAATCCACGTAGCCACTGATAGTCTGGAAGAAAAAGTGCTGGCATTTGAGCAAATGCAATTTGAGTTGGATACGCAACGCGCAGCATTGACGCGTTTGGAAAATGAATTGAAGACGGCGATCATGGCGCAGTTGGATTCTTACAAAGCGGCGGCCTAG
- the mutY gene encoding A/G-specific adenine glycosylase, which yields MKRVVSEQSSAAVSPDKLLKEAAATLADPSFSLDVITWQKQYGRHALPWQNTRDAYRVWLSEIMLQQTQVAAVIPYYLRFLETFPTVQSLAAASSEEVMSHWSGLGYYSRARNLHKCAQTIVTEYGGVFPSDPALLEQLTGIGRSTAAAISAFSYGTRAAILDGNVKRVFARVFGVERYPGEKAVENEMWLRAVALLPESDVEAYTQGLMDLGATLCTRNRPSCQRCPLAHRCVAYASGRTNELPVRKPKKAVPEKETTMLLIVDKNQVLLEQRPDKGIWGGLLSLPEIASETDGDATHFDAALALAIAPFGVSASLEKLPMFTHVFTHFKLHVTPYRIALARRLERAGQDNYVWYPADKMVDAPLPAPVKKLLLAVFREPDLLS from the coding sequence ATGAAACGTGTAGTCAGTGAACAAAGCAGTGCAGCAGTCTCCCCGGATAAATTATTAAAGGAAGCGGCTGCAACATTAGCCGATCCGAGTTTTTCCCTCGATGTGATTACATGGCAAAAGCAGTATGGTCGCCATGCCTTGCCTTGGCAGAATACGCGGGATGCGTATCGCGTCTGGTTATCAGAGATCATGTTGCAGCAGACGCAAGTTGCGGCGGTGATTCCGTATTACCTGCGCTTTCTTGAAACCTTTCCTACAGTCCAGTCGTTAGCCGCCGCATCCTCGGAGGAGGTGATGTCGCATTGGAGCGGATTGGGCTATTACTCGCGTGCGCGCAATTTGCATAAATGCGCGCAGACGATAGTTACTGAATACGGTGGTGTCTTTCCTAGCGATCCTGCGTTGCTGGAACAGTTGACGGGCATAGGTCGTTCAACGGCGGCGGCAATTTCTGCATTTTCCTACGGTACGCGCGCTGCGATTCTGGACGGTAACGTCAAACGCGTATTCGCACGCGTGTTTGGCGTTGAGCGTTATCCAGGTGAGAAAGCGGTTGAAAATGAAATGTGGTTGCGCGCCGTCGCCTTGTTACCAGAGAGTGACGTAGAGGCGTACACGCAAGGCTTGATGGATTTGGGCGCAACCTTGTGCACACGCAATCGTCCATCTTGCCAACGTTGTCCCTTGGCGCATCGCTGCGTGGCTTATGCGAGCGGCCGCACCAATGAACTGCCGGTACGCAAACCGAAAAAAGCCGTGCCAGAAAAAGAGACGACGATGTTGCTCATCGTGGATAAGAATCAAGTCTTGCTGGAGCAGCGTCCGGATAAAGGAATTTGGGGCGGCTTGTTATCGCTGCCGGAAATCGCATCTGAGACAGACGGAGACGCTACACATTTTGATGCAGCCTTGGCACTGGCGATTGCACCATTCGGTGTGAGCGCATCGTTGGAAAAGTTGCCTATGTTTACCCACGTGTTCACACATTTCAAACTGCATGTGACGCCGTATCGCATAGCATTGGCGCGTCGCCTGGAACGCGCTGGACAAGACAATTACGTTTGGTATCCAGCAGATAAGATGGTTGATGCGCCATTGCCAGCACCGGTTAAGAAGTTGTTGCTTGCAGTATTTCGCGAGCCGGATTTGTTGTCCTGA